From Falco cherrug isolate bFalChe1 chromosome 4, bFalChe1.pri, whole genome shotgun sequence, one genomic window encodes:
- the TOMM7 gene encoding mitochondrial import receptor subunit TOM7 homolog — MPKLSKEAKQRLQQLFKGGQFAIRWGFIPVVLYLGFKRGADPGMPEPTIWSLLWG; from the exons ATGCCGAAGCTCAGCAAGGAGGCCAAGCagcggctgcagcagctcttcaaGGGCGGCCAGTTCGCCATCCGCTGGGGCTTCATCCCCGTCGTGCTTTACTTAG GTTTTAAGAGAGGTGCGGATCCTGGAATGCCTGAGCCAACTATCTGGAG TCTACTTTGGGGATGA